Proteins from a genomic interval of Lycium ferocissimum isolate CSIRO_LF1 chromosome 2, AGI_CSIRO_Lferr_CH_V1, whole genome shotgun sequence:
- the LOC132047403 gene encoding uncharacterized protein LOC132047403 translates to MAPIKALYGRRCLSPVGWLDIFEVRAWGTNFLGDSLDKDKLIQERLFMAEGLVEGFTHEGCDKVREEEKVEPEWDYVLLDQNLSFDEEPVAILDRQILKLRYKERASVKGWVAQLSRQLGKYWGRKS, encoded by the exons ATGGCCCCGATTAAGGCattgtatggtaggaggtgtcttTCTCCAGTTGGTTGGCTCGATATATTTGAGGTTAGGGCTTGGGGTACAAACTTTCTGGGGGATTCTTTGGACAAGGACAAGTTGATTCAGGAGAGACTCTTCATGGCCGAGG GTcttgttgaaggtttcacccatgaagggtgtgataaGGTTCGGGAAGAAGAGAAAGttgagcccgag TGGGATTATGTGTTGCTTGATCAGAATTTGAGTTTTGATGAAGAGCCtgttgctattctagataggcagATTCTGAAGTTGAGATACAAAGAGAGAGCTTCAGTGAAG GGATGGGTGGCACAGTTATCAAGGCAACTGGGTAAGTATTGGGGAAGAAAATCCTGA